From Solidesulfovibrio carbinoliphilus subsp. oakridgensis, the proteins below share one genomic window:
- a CDS encoding phage portal protein family protein, whose amino-acid sequence MEFGTRPLAELLGEVAVPPASWGLLGLLPDPDPVLRSRGDDARVLEELTADGKVCSSIQGRKIKTLNKRQYRFEPGKVEGQEPTAEAKRLCDDLTRDLERVDLLNLFSQVLDAPYYGFTPTEILWRAEPCRMRVRDLVPKPREWFVFDVDGALCFRGEDAVAGDKVHPFKMVLSRHFPTYKNPYGLRLLSRCLFPVAFKRGGIEFLMRFAEKFGMPWVVGKARPGSTPEERRDMAASLSAMVRDAVAVVSGGAEVQIETVEGKATGGIHLSIVNYMDGAIAQILQGQTLTQEIGAKGSYAAANTHYNVLSDYAEADQTLVVTAMNDLAWIYGQVNAPDVLTPVFSYVEPEDLEKKATLGKKLYDIGARFKRAYFEGFGLAPDEFTVVDQTARPSAGAGEAAALAAGQAGFTPDPQAVERLVTEALQEGGRAVRDQAGRIVALMERAESWEDAELLLIEAFPDLDGGDFQKAVAAAQVAADLLGRYAVRLETGRAG is encoded by the coding sequence GTGGAATTCGGAACCCGGCCCCTGGCCGAACTGCTCGGCGAAGTGGCCGTGCCGCCGGCGTCCTGGGGCCTGCTCGGCCTTCTGCCGGACCCGGACCCGGTCCTGCGCAGCCGCGGCGACGACGCCCGGGTCCTGGAAGAGCTGACCGCCGATGGCAAGGTCTGCTCCTCGATCCAGGGCCGCAAGATCAAGACGCTCAACAAGCGCCAGTACCGGTTCGAACCCGGCAAGGTCGAAGGACAGGAGCCGACCGCCGAGGCCAAGCGGCTGTGCGACGACCTGACCCGCGACCTGGAGCGGGTGGACCTGCTGAACCTCTTTTCCCAGGTGCTCGACGCCCCGTATTACGGCTTCACGCCAACGGAAATCCTGTGGAGGGCCGAGCCCTGCCGGATGCGTGTCCGCGACCTGGTCCCCAAGCCCCGGGAGTGGTTCGTCTTCGACGTTGACGGGGCCTTGTGCTTCCGGGGCGAGGACGCCGTTGCGGGCGACAAGGTCCATCCCTTCAAGATGGTCCTGTCTCGGCACTTCCCGACCTACAAGAACCCGTACGGCCTGCGCCTGCTCTCCAGGTGCCTCTTTCCGGTGGCCTTCAAGCGCGGCGGCATCGAGTTTTTGATGCGCTTTGCCGAGAAGTTCGGGATGCCCTGGGTGGTCGGCAAGGCCCGGCCCGGCTCCACGCCCGAGGAGCGCCGGGACATGGCGGCCAGCCTGTCGGCCATGGTCCGTGACGCTGTGGCCGTGGTCTCGGGCGGGGCCGAGGTGCAGATCGAGACCGTGGAAGGCAAGGCCACCGGCGGTATTCACCTGTCCATCGTCAACTACATGGACGGGGCCATCGCCCAGATCCTCCAGGGCCAGACGCTCACCCAGGAAATCGGAGCCAAAGGCAGCTACGCCGCCGCCAACACCCATTACAACGTCCTGTCCGACTACGCCGAGGCCGACCAGACGCTGGTGGTCACGGCCATGAACGACCTGGCCTGGATCTATGGCCAAGTGAACGCGCCGGACGTCCTCACCCCCGTCTTTTCCTATGTCGAGCCCGAGGATCTGGAGAAAAAGGCGACGCTTGGCAAGAAACTCTACGACATCGGTGCGCGCTTCAAGCGGGCGTACTTCGAGGGCTTCGGTCTTGCGCCAGATGAATTCACCGTGGTCGACCAAACGGCCAGGCCCAGTGCCGGGGCTGGGGAGGCCGCCGCCCTGGCAGCCGGGCAGGCAGGCTTTACCCCGGACCCGCAGGCCGTGGAAAGGCTGGTGACGGAAGCCCTCCAGGAAGGCGGCCGGGCCGTCCGCGACCAGGCCGGCCGGATCGTGGCCCTCATGGAACGGGCCGAGTCATGGGAAGACGCCGAGCTGCTCCTGATCGAGGCATTCCCGGACCTGGACGGCGGGGACTTCCAAAAGGCCGTTGCGGCGGCGCAGGTCGCCGCGGATCTGCTCGGCCGCTACGCCGTGCGCCTGGAGACGGGCCGTGCCGGATAA
- a CDS encoding phage minor head protein yields the protein MPDNPSAIAFTPVKPTEAIRFLKDKVPVTRDQFDRLSEVAKARAFTVSGLARVDMVEAVHRSMTLAMEKGVPLREWKQTVSQALDTAGFTGDRPLRLETIFRTNVQSAYMAGRYAEMSAMADTFPYWQYSAVNDGRTRPAHRALSGKVYPAGHPFWDTWFPPNGFNCRCTVKALTRRQVEDRGLAVETEIPEELDTASGPVRIAPDLGFSTNVGKDWLGSLTPGPLADEITPLVSRAICRQGLAFASGDDPCRPPLAGLDPRHVLTVDAADILPAGLVPERYVQAFLSEFGMADIEASKVVTLPGVELPMVVGKGFFIDKRTGEWKVNKSGRAPYVRLLAQTILNPYEVWQVPAEVSGKPMDTLRLLRLFSLDGKRIGGFSVFNLVRGRQWQAATAFTPKATAASEARMLEYLEAQRVGILAYREELKEGEAP from the coding sequence GTGCCGGATAACCCGTCGGCCATCGCCTTCACCCCGGTCAAACCGACCGAGGCTATCCGGTTCCTCAAAGACAAGGTGCCGGTCACCCGCGACCAGTTCGACCGGCTTTCCGAGGTGGCCAAGGCCCGGGCCTTCACCGTGTCGGGTCTGGCCCGGGTGGATATGGTCGAGGCCGTGCACCGCTCCATGACCCTTGCCATGGAAAAGGGCGTCCCGCTTCGCGAGTGGAAACAGACCGTCAGCCAGGCTCTGGACACGGCCGGGTTCACCGGGGACCGCCCGCTTCGCCTGGAGACCATCTTTCGCACCAACGTCCAGTCCGCCTACATGGCCGGCCGCTACGCCGAGATGTCGGCCATGGCCGACACCTTCCCCTATTGGCAGTATTCGGCCGTGAACGACGGCCGCACCCGACCGGCCCACCGGGCGCTTTCGGGCAAGGTCTACCCGGCCGGGCATCCTTTTTGGGACACCTGGTTTCCTCCGAATGGATTTAACTGCCGCTGCACGGTCAAGGCCCTGACCCGCCGCCAGGTCGAAGACCGGGGCTTGGCCGTCGAGACCGAGATCCCGGAGGAGCTGGACACCGCGTCTGGCCCGGTGCGCATCGCTCCGGACCTGGGTTTTTCAACCAATGTGGGAAAGGATTGGCTGGGCTCGCTCACCCCCGGCCCCTTGGCCGACGAGATAACGCCGCTCGTCTCCCGGGCCATTTGCCGCCAGGGTCTGGCCTTTGCGTCGGGTGACGACCCCTGCCGGCCGCCCCTGGCCGGTCTTGATCCCCGGCATGTCCTGACCGTGGACGCGGCCGACATCCTGCCGGCCGGGCTGGTCCCCGAGCGCTACGTCCAGGCCTTTCTGTCCGAATTCGGGATGGCCGACATCGAAGCGAGCAAGGTCGTCACCCTGCCGGGCGTGGAACTGCCCATGGTGGTCGGCAAAGGCTTTTTCATCGACAAGCGGACCGGGGAATGGAAGGTGAACAAGTCGGGCCGGGCGCCGTATGTCCGGCTGCTGGCCCAAACCATCCTGAATCCCTACGAGGTATGGCAGGTCCCGGCCGAGGTCTCGGGAAAGCCCATGGACACGCTCCGGCTGCTGCGGCTTTTCAGCCTGGACGGCAAACGCATCGGCGGCTTTTCGGTCTTCAACCTGGTGCGCGGCCGGCAGTGGCAGGCGGCCACGGCCTTTACGCCCAAGGCGACCGCCGCCTCCGAAGCCCGGATGCTCGAATACCTGGAAGCGCAACGGGTGGGGATATTGGCTTACCGCGAGGAACTCAAGGAGGGCGAGGCTCCCTGA